The DNA sequence CAGTTGGAGTCAGTGAGCCTACAATTTACCGAATGGTTCAGAAAAATCTTGGCGTTAGTTTAAATAACTATATTCAGATGGTTCGGATCCATGCGGTCTGTGCTAGATTAGAGCAAACAGATGCTAGTATTACAGAGGTTGCATTCGACTGTGGATTCACTAGTTTAAGCAATTTTTATCGCGTATTTCATGAACTAGTGGGACAAACACCGAGAGAATTTCGAAAAGGAAAACAAACAAAAAGCGTAACATTGCCAGGCCTGCAACAAAATATTTTGGAGTTGAATAGGTTTCAGTCTTTTTTTGAACTTCCCTTTAAAAGAGATGATTTGTTGGAGTTATAAATTTTATTCCTTTTTAGAGGCGTGCCTTGTTTGTGGCCCTTTGTAGGGGTGTTTTGAAAACTTTAAGGAAAATACTAGTTCATGAGGAAGAAGTACTGTGATTGTTTGTGTACTTCCTCCTACATTTCATATGAACAAACAAAGTCATTTGTTAAGAATATGAATATTTCGTTGAGAAAAAACGCCTTCATTAGGTTAGGTAAAATAGGTAGATCATCATGTATGTGGTCAATTAGCAAGGCCAATGAGGAGTGTGGCCAAATCAATTCATTCTCATATTCTCTTGAGTGTATTTAAATAATAAATAACAACATACCTCAAAAGCTTCTAGTCCTCTTTGCTTACTAATATGCTATGCCGCATTCTTAGTTGCTTCAGTTGAATCGATAAATTTAAAATAAGGATGTAACATACCAATTAACGATACAGTACAGATAATAGAGCCAATTATTAAGTATAAAGGTCTTACCCCTAAAATTTCACTTAACAAGCCGCCAATTAATACACCTAATGGCATCGCACCTCTAATGATTAATAATCGAACAGAAAATATTTTTCCCATTAAATGATTTGGTACAGTTTGCTGGCAAATTGTCATATTATGGACACTGAAAATGGCCATTGCCATTCCGGCTATTATTTCTGTTGGTATAGCTAGTGCGATACTTTGATTAAAGAACAACCAAATAAACGTTAATCCGCCAATAGCTAAAGAGCCTAGCATCAATAATCTCCGGCTTTTGAAAGTGATTTTCCCTACTACCAACGTGCCGATGACATATCCAATCGGGAAAGCAGCCATGAAATATCCATAATCGGCGTAGCTTCCTGATAAGCTCATTGTTATGTAAGGAAGAGTGGTAACCATTGTTACCCCGACACCGAATTGTACGAAAGCTAAGAAGATACCTAACCAAACGATGATACGTTGTTTAAAAAAGAAGGAGATTCCTTCACGAAAATCCTCTAACCAAGATTTTCTTACATTTAGTGTCTCGCTTTTTTCCTTTATGAAAAGTAAAAGTGTACCGCTAGTTGATAGTACTATACAAACGAGAGATAAAGTTGGAATGATTCCGATATATTCAATCACTATTCCACCTGTAATAGGCGCTAGAAAAGACATTAAGCGTACCATTCCATCAATATATGCATTTGCGGTACTTAACTGGCTTTTTGAAACAATTGTTGGTGTAATTGCATGGTTTGCCGGTACATAAAACGGTGTGATGAAACCGACTATTATTTGAACGACATAAATATGCCAAGTCTGAAGATCTCCAGAAATGAAAGCCAATAATGGTAGTAAAAACACGATTGCCCTTGTCCATTGTGCAAATACCATGATCCACTTCCTACTCCATTTATCAATAAAAGGTCCGATGAATAATTGGAGAATAAGTGAAGGTATGAAATAAAGCAACCACATGCTACCTAGAGCCATTGAAGAACCGGTTAGTTGATAAATGAGAATGGAGTTACAAAAGGTTCCAAATGCGCCACCTAGCTCAGAAATGGCATTACCTAACCAAATAAAAAGAAACTGTGGGTTTCTAAAAACATGTTCATTTTTCAATTTATTTAAGTCCCTCCATCATTTTTTTAGATAAAAATCTAGTTCCTTTTGAAGAGACTCGATAGATTTCTTTTTCAAAGCATATTTTGAATTCGATATTTCAACTAGCTTTGCCCCTCTTAATAATTTTAAATGATGATGAATGGTAGATTTTCCAAGGTCTAACTCGTTCGTAATTTCCTGTAAAGTCCGGTCTTGCTCATATAACAATTTGATAATTTTAAGGCGAGCTTCATCGCCGATAGACTTACATTTTTCTATTAAAAAATTACTAGGTGTATATTTGTCATCAGGAGAAATACTTTCATTTGCAACGGGATAGTAATATACTTTAGTACCTTCTAAATCGGCTTCAATATTCCAAGGGCGATAAATATACTGTGGAATTAACAGGACGTTGTGAACGCTAGGTTCAGGAACATAACTTATACCACCTGTAGCCCACTCGACAAACTCTTCGGACGACATTTCATTTCGCATTTTTATTTTAGTATGAAAATCATTTTCTAAAATTTTAATTAACTGCTTTTCATTCGACATTATTACTGATTCATACCATTGTTGCATGACATCTGTAATATGGCGTTTAAGTTCATAAATGTCTACCTTACTTATAAATTCAATATAAGCTGGAAAAAAAGAGTTGTCCTTTGTCATCTTTTTTAACTCATTAATAGCCCCTGCATCTTGTTCTGCTGCTTTTTTACGTAAATCCTGGTAGTTCATACCGACAAAAGGTAAACAAGTCATTCTTAAAGCTAATTCTTCACATTCCTCTACGTAATTCGTGAACGCTTGTAAGCTAGTAAAGTCATTTGTATGTAAAATTTGAAGCAATGCTTTCCATGTGTTGTGATTTTCAACATAAACTAACTGTTCATTCAACCCTTCCGTTACTGTTTGCCTTATGGTGCTCCAATAACCCAATGGTTTTTCTAGTGTGTTCAAAAGTGGCGTATTAGTAATGGCTGCTATTCCTAAAGCACACTCCCACAAAGGGGAGTATTTCAAATGAACATGATACGTTTCCCGTTTTCTACTAGAAGCATTAATAATATCCAATCAAATCACCTCTATTATTATTTATATTAAATTCTATACTATTAGAATTTAATATTCAACATTTACAGAATCCTTCTATGGTGTTCTGGTAATTTTAGTAAGGAATATATTTCCAACATCTACTGTCGAATGTATAATGTTGTTGAAAGACAAGAAGTGTCGAGATTAATTGTTATTGGAATGAGGTAGGGTAAATGCAAAGTATGTTATTGAAAAAGGTGTTGTACTATTCAACAAGTTTTTCTTTCGTTTGTTTGATACTAATAGGTTGTAATACTACAGGTACGGATAATGCAGTAGATGATTTGTCTAATCAAGGAAAAGCAGTAGATTCGGAGAATATGAATGAGGACGATCAAGAAGGATATGTACCGAGTGAAACGGATATTATTTTTAAAGAAAATACATTAACAAATGTAGAGTTGCTTGATCAGTTTGTCGAAGTTGCAGGAGAAAAAGGGAATGATAATGAGAGTAAAATTAGAATCGTAAAATATGTCTCGCAAGGTGTGATGATATATGATTTGCAATCAAGGTACGATGACACTGTCGGTCATAGGTGGATCGAAGTTTTACCCGATATGAGCTACTATCAGTCCTATGAAGGGGAAACACAAGATGTCTTTAACAATGCTCCTCAGCAATGCAACTATATGGAAAAACATACAACATCCGAGCATCCAGATGATGAATATTATAAACTATTTGAGTGTAGGACACATTGGGAATATCGCATTTTGCCTGTTGTTGGGGAGGGTGAAGAGTAGTAGAAGAAGTAAATACTATTATATAAACCTTCCTATATTTTTTTATAGGGAGTTTTTATTGTTCTTTTAAGTGTAGGATTACAGATTTCATTACACCGTTTTTAATGACATACGCTTATTGCCATCTATGTTTTTTAAAATTTCTAGTGTTTGTTGTAGAAAAGAACGAGTTATTTTAGAAAAATATATGGTATTATAATTCAGTTAACAATATGTTGGTAGTGTTTATGGTGTGAATATAGAGATTTGGAGGAATTCTTAACAGAAATATTCTTATTCTTTTTGAAAAATGTATTAGAATATACAGTCTAATGAAAGGACCGCTCTCTCGAAATCTAAAAGCTTTTGGCCTACAACATACCCTATTAAAACACCTGAGATATGGAACGAGGAGAGAAAAATGAGACTAGCCTTAAAGAATTCATTAATTATGAGTCTATTAATTACAATATCAATGATTAGCATTTCTACCTTTGGTTATTTAAAAGCTAAGGACTTTCTTTATGATAGATTCGAAGCACAAGCTTATGACCAGCTTGAATCAGTTAAAGCAAATATTGATATATGGATAGATGGGAAAACAGAATTGATGGAATACATCGCTGAAGCCGACGAATTAAAAGTAAGTGACACAGAAAAAGCAGATGATTTAGGATTGAGAATTGCCAAACGAACTGGTAATCCTGATGGATTTGGATTTATGGATGCTGGGGGATTATTATATTTAGGTGGCGCTCAAATCCCTGTTAGTGATTTTGAACATTTCATAGGTGGGATGGACGGACGTGCTAGTGCATATAATCCAGTTCCGTCTGAAACGCCAGAGTTGAATGGTGCTCCGATAGTATTATCATCTTCCCCGATATATGGTTATAATGGCGAGATTGTAGGTGTCGCTTCAGGTGGTTATCCTATTGAATCTCTGATGACTATTATTTCTAATGTGTCATTAGGAGAAAGTGGGTTTGTTACTGTTTTTACAGACGATGGTACTATTGTTGTAGGACAAAACAAAGAAGATACACTTAATATGAATATAGCTGAATATGAAAACGAAGAACTCAATCAGTTAGTTGAAGTTAGTTTACTCGGTGAAACAGATGTTATCGAAACAAATTTCAATGGAGAAAACAGTTTAATTTTTTTCAGCAAAGCTAGCGAAATGGATTGGGGAATAATGATAGCTGTTCCAACAAGTGAAGCATATGCTGATGCTACATCACTATTAAGTTACTTCATTATTATTACAATTATCTTCATTTTTTTAAGTGCAATCATTAGTTACGTTATTAATGCTAAGTCCTTAAAACCAATTAAAGAAGTTAGTGATAAAATTGAAGAGTTGGCAAATAACGAAGGTGACTTAACACAAAGATTGTCAATTAATAGAAAAGATGAGGTTGGGAAACTAGCACATAACTTCAATTCATTATTGGATAGCCTGCAAGATTTATTAGGCGCTATATTAAACAAAGGACAAGATGTAACTCAAAATACTAATGCATTAGCAGAAAATACCGAGGAAATGGTTCAATTTTCTGATGAGGTAACGAAAAATGTTCAAATATCGGCAGGACTTGCAATGGAACAGGAAGATGGAAATAAAAGAAATCTACAATCTATTAATCGAATTACGAAAATTGTATCTGAGATTAAAGAACGTTCATTGTTAGTTTCTAATAAATCAAACCATTCAAATAAAGAAGTTCAAAAGGCGGATGAGGATGTACGAACATTGCTACAACTCATGTCCGAAATTCAAGAATCTGTATGGAAATCATCTAAGAACGTAAGCAATTTAGGTAACCGTTCAGCAGAAATTGGAAATATTGTCGATATGATCACTAATATTACGGAACAAACGAACTTACTCGCTTTGAATGCATCTATTGAAGCAGCTAGAGCTGGTGAGCATGGTGTTGGTTTTGCTGTTGTGGCTAATGAAGTGAGAAAGTTAGCTGAGCAATCAGCTCAATCTGCTAAGCAAATTTCTGAGCTCGTCAACGAAATACAAGCTGAAACCTCCAATGCAGTTGTTGAGATGAAGAACGGAACGGGCCAGTTTGATAGCGGTATGGAAAAATTAAAAGACTTAAGTGGAAATTTGAAAAACGTTTATAACTCCTCAAAAATATCTACTGAAGAAGTAGATAAAATATTTTTAGAGATTGATCATCTCCTATCAAAAGTAGAAGATGTCGAGGGAGTTATACATGATAATTCACAAAAATCGGCTGAGTCATCAAAACATATACATGAAGTAGCTGCTTCATCCGAAGAGCAGTTATCTTCCATACAAGAGATTCAAGCTTCAATAGGACAAACAGCGAAATTTGCGAAGGAGTTAAGAGAATTATTAAACCAATTTAAAATATAGATTTATCGTTTTATTTTATGATAAATGAAATTATTAGAATGCGCCTGATTCCTAGTACACACTCCTTTAGTGTACTAGGAACAGGCGTATATTAATTATAGGAAAAGCGGGCCGCCATCTGCCCGTGAGCAAGAAAAAAGAAGTGTGAAGGTAAGATGGGAAGCCGCCATCTGCCCATGAGCAAACAAAAAGAAGTGTGAAGGTAAGATGGGAAGCTGCCATCTGCCCATGAGCAAACAAAAAGAAGTGTGAAGGTAAGATGGGAAGCTGCCATCTGCCCATGAGCAAACAAAAAGAAGTGTGAAGGTAAGATGGCTGTGGAGGACTATTTTATTATTTTGAATTTCTTAAAGAAAGGTATTAATTGCCTAGTCTTTTGTAGTCTCCTACATATTTACCATTCTAATATTATTGTTATATAATTATGGTGTGAATAGTAGAAAACCGCAGGCAACGATGTGTTGTATTTGTAAAAATGGGAAACTTTTTATTCTTTACACACTTAAAGTAAAATTATTTGGGGGAGTTAAATGTTTATTAAAAAAAGAAAGAATTTAAAGAAAGAGGTTAGCAAGGGTAGAGGGGAAATAAGATTAAAAAAAGGGACAGAAATGGAAAGACAACTCAAAATGATTAATCTTACAGAAAAAGATTTAGAGGTTATCAATGCCATTCAACCATTTATTTCTAAAAGAATTAATGTGATTGTGGATAGATTTTATAAAAACCTAGAGATAGAATCCTCACTTCTAGATATTATAAATGACAATAGTTCTATAGACCGATTAAAGGTTACGCTTAAACAACATATTACAGAAATGTTTGATGGTTTAATAGATGAACAATATTACTCGAAAAGAGTGAGAATTGCACATATACATGTGAAAATTGGACTACAAACAAAGTGGTATATGAGTGCATTTCAAGATTTGCTTTTATCACTAATGGAACTAGTTGATGAGATAATAGAAGATAAAACGGAATGTCTATATATCATTAAGGCAATAACAAAGGTAATAAATTTAGAACAACAGCTAGTTTTAGAAGCTTATGAGATCGAAACGAAGAGACAGAGAGAGACAGTAGAAGAAGAGAAAAACCTAGTACAAAATCAAGTAGCAAGCTCATCAGAAAATCTAGCAGCTATATCAGAAGAAACGAATGCAACGTTTCAGCAGTTGCTTATGCAATCGAATGACATGGTAACGCTTGCGAGAAACGGATCAAATTTATCAATAGAAGCAAAGACACGTGCTGAAGAGGGAAAAGAACAGATCAATTCGCAAACAGAGAACATGGAGAATATATTTCAATCGTTGGATGACATATCTGATGATGTAAAGGTGTTATTAAAAATCTCTGAACAAATGCAAAGTATTATAGATATTGTCACCGGGATTGCTGATCAAACTAATTTACTATCTCTAAATGCCTCAATTGAAGCAGCGAGAGCTGGGGAAGTGGGACGCGGCTTTACTGTAGTTGCAGATGAAATACGTAAATTGTCTGAACAAACTAAACAATCAGTTGATAACGTTTCTTCATTGATTTTAAATACTAATTCACAAGTCGATGAGGTAACAAAGTCACTTGAAAAAGTAAGGGAAGTTGTCGTTAGCGGAAATAACAATCTTGATGAAACGGTTAAACATTTTGAAGAAATACTTAGTACAATGGATAATACGCAACAGCAAAATAAGGAGATGGAAAAAAATATATCCGTATTTGTATCATCAATAAATGAACTAGGAAGTGCTTTTGATGATGTTGCTAAATCAGCCGATAATCTTACGTCAATTACGCAGAATTAATTGAATGTAAACTAGGAGGTTGACTCAGAAGGGGGATTTCTACCTTATGAGTCAACCTTTATTGTGCTGTGAGTGGACTCGTTGCGATGATTATTATTAGTATATGGGTACGTTTCATTGTACTAACTTTGATATGAATATGCTTAAGGCGCTAATTCAAGATGAAGTTTTACATGTTTACAGAAAAGAAGAACCGTCTCTATTAGTATTTGGCAAAGAAGAACCGTCCGGAACCAGTGAAAAAGTACTTACATTTAGAGAGTCCCCTAATAAATATTAGGTTATTAGAATATAGGAGTTGAAGAGACCTATGCAAACTCGCTTTCCGCGGGCGGCTGGTAAGCCTCCTCTATGCTGCGCATCTGCGGGGTCTTACCTCTGCCTTTATTCCCGCAGGAGTCTCGCTTGCTTCGGTCTCATCAACTCTTTCTATAAATCTATAAATTAGGTATTCTGAATAAAAATGCAACAATATATTAATTCTTACACTTTTTCAGCGGTCTCGAACCGTCCCTGTTAGTCGGTCCTCTTAGTCGAAAATGGAGGGGATTAGGTGTAAAATATGGAGGAAGGGGGGCGTTTTTATGGATTTACATGAGAAGGTTAGTACAGGGGTTTCTGGCCTTGATCACGTGATTGATCGATTAAGATTAGGAGATAACGTTGTTTGGCAAGTAGATTCTGTTGAAGATTACAAGGAAGTCGTTCGACCTTATGTGAAGCAGGCAAAGCTTGATAATCGTAAAATGGTGTATGTTCGGTTTGGAAAACACGAACCGATTTTCGAAGAGGCTGATGGCGTCAAGATATACTACCTTGAGGCGAATAAAGGCTTTGAAAGCTTTGCTACCGAGATACATCGTTTAATGGAACAGGAAGGTAGAAAAGCCTTTTATGTTTTTGATTGCCTTACCGACTTATTGCAATATTGGCACTCAGATTTAATGATTGGTAACTTTTTTAATGTCACTTGTCCGTATTTATATGAACTTGATACAATTGCATATTTTGGGATCATTAGAAACGCTCATACTTATAACACAATTGCACGCATTCGTGAAACAACACAATTATTGCTAGATCTATATAAAATAAACGGGAACATATATGTTCATCCGTTAAAAGTATGGCAGCGGTATTCTCCGACGATGTTTTTTCCTCACCTTATTAAAGGAGATGAAGCGATTAGCATTACATCTAGTGCCGAATCAGCAATGCTGTTTTCCCATATACATCGTGGAGAAGAACGATTAGATCACAGGGATGTTATATTTAGCAAAGCGAGAGAAAAGTTACAGTTACCGCTTAAGGAACAAGAGGAAACGAAGAAAAAACTAATGACGATGTTAATTGGCCATGAGTCTCGGATGCTAAAGCTTTGTAACGAATACTTTACTCTATTTGACCTTGTACAAATTGCATCAAGAGAAGTAGGGACAGGATATATCGGGGGGAAAAGCGTTGGTATGCTTCTTGCTAGAAAGATAGTCGAGAAGGATGGCGGGGAACGTTTTCAACCTTATATAGAACCCCATGATTCTTTTTACCTAGGATCAGATATATTTTATACATATATTGTACAAAACGGCTGGTGGAAGCTGCGGAAGAAACAACGAACGAAATCAGGATATTACACATATGCGGCAGAGTTAAAAGAAAAAATGCTATATGGTAAATTTCCGAGCAATATTCAGGAGCAATTTGTACAGACTTTAGAATATTTTGGCCAGTCTCCGATCATTGTCCGTTCTAGTTCATTGTTGGAGGATAACTTTGGTAATGCTTTTTCCGGTAAATATGAAAGTGTGTTCTGTGCAAATCAAGGGACACTTGAGGAGAGATATGAAGCCTTTGAAAATGCTATACGAACTGTTTATGCGAGCACAATGAGTGAAGATGCGCTTACGTATAGAATGAACCGAGGGTTATTTGAAAAAGATGAGCAAATGGCAGTATTAGTTCAGCGTGTATCAGGGGATCATTACGATGACTTATTTTTCCCTCATCTTGCTGGAGTTGGGAATTCGTCAAACTTATATGTATGGGACAAAAATATAGATATGGACGCTGGCATGCTGCGGCTTGTGTTTGGTTTAGGGACTAGAGCTGTAGATAGAACAGTGGAGGATTACGCAAAAATTGTTACACTAGATAATCCTCTTCGCTTACCTATGATTCATATGGAAGACAAACAAAAGTTTTCTCAACATCATGTCGATGTACTTTCCTTGTCTGAAAATGAGCTAACAACACGAAAGTGGGATGATGTGAGCGAGATTGACTTCAACATATCAAAAGGGTTGTTTGCAACATTCGACTATGAAATGGAAAGTCGCCTTCGAGAGCTAGGATATAGAGACAGAAAAGTACCTTACATCCTTGACTTCGAAAAATTATTTAAAACGACGCAATTTACAAGCGTGATGAAAGACATGCTAGCTTTATTATCAAAGGTGTATGATTATCCTGTCGACATCGAATTTACTGCTAATTTTACTAGTGATACGGAGTTTAAAGTAAATCTTGTACAATGTCGCCCTTTACAGACGAGAGGATTGGGACATTCGGTGAAGCTCCCTGAATTAACAGACAAGCAAGATTGTTTTATTGCGACGAACGGGAACTTTATGGGAGGAAATGTACATTTGTCGATAGACTATGTTGTTTACGTGAATGGAGATACGTACTTAGAACGAAATGAGCAAGGAAAGCATGAAGTAGCAAGGCAAATAGGAAAGATCAATAACGAACTAAAAGGGAAAAACATCATGCTTGTAGGTCCAGGTAGATGGGGAACAACAACAGCATCTCTTGGTGTGCCAGTTCACTTTAGAGAGCTAAGTCATATGGCTGTCATTTGCGAGGTCTCTTCATCGGGGTTAATGCCAGAACTTTCGTATGGGAGTCACTTTTTTCAGGACCTAGTGGAAACAGGTATCTTTTATGTCGCTATTTTTAATGAACGTGATGATGTCGTGTTTCAGCCGGGTCATATATTAAAAAAGAAGAATATGCTCACATCGATTATTTCTGATAGTGAAAAATTTAGCGATGTCATTCATATTGCAAAAACAGAAGGGATGCAATTGTATTCCGATATCGTGACGCAGCAGTTATTATGTAGGGAAAGATAGTTTATGACTCAATAATAGTGGAGAAGGGAGCTGTGCTTGGAAGGCTTATCTTCTCCTTATTGATAGAACCTTACCACCTAGAAGGGATTTGTCCTTTATAAGCCAGTACTCTAAATACAATGCTAAAAAATTAAAATTTGCGTAAAACACCACATGTTCTTCCAGTTAGTTCACTTCTTCGAGTGAGACGGGGTGGATTCGAGTCCCGTGTAAGCTTTCGTAATGATTCATAGCCCCTTTAGCCTTTAATTCTCTTCTTAACTTAGCATATTGAGCAACGAATGCTTGACGCCTTTTTTCCTTTGCTACATACAAATCTTTGCCAATGGACTACCTCCTTCTCCTTGAAATTAAATCGTAATAATTACATTTTATAGTGTGGTCATATCATATAAAATACCGGATAGGAAGGAGAGGGAGGAGTCCTACGTACCTTTTGACAAGTACTGAAAGTGAATGTAGTATAGTTTTTAAATCGTAATAATTACGATTTAAAAACTAGTAGGAAGAGGGGAATCTTATGGAAAAAAGAATTCCAGTTACTGTTTTAAGCGGATACTTAGGTGCAGGAAAAACAACAATTTTAAATCATATCTTAAAAAATCGAGAGGGGCTTAAAGTAGCTGTTATCGTTAATGACATGAGTGAAATTAACATTGATGCTGAGTTAGTAAAACAAGGAGGCGAGCTTTCTCGAACAGAAGAAAAGCTTGTGGAAATGTCTAATGGGTGCATTTGCTGTACGTTAAGGGAGGATTTATTAGTTGAAGTTGAAAAGCTAGCGAAGTCTGGGAATATCGACTATATTGTCATAGAATCAACGGGTATAAGTGAGCCTACACCGGTGGCTCAAACCTTTTCATACATCGATGAAGAGGTAGGAATTGATTTAACAAAATTTTGCCGGTTAGATACGATGGTAACAGTAGTAGATGCAAATCGTTTTTGGGCGGATTTCAGGTCTGGGGAGAGTCTACTTGACCGTAAAGAGGCACTGGGAGAAGATGACACAAGGGAAATTGCCGATTTATTAATCGATCAAATTGAGTTTTGTGACGTTCTCTTATTAAATAAGTGTGATCTAGTATCAGAGAAAGAGCTTGATAAATTAGAAAAAGTACTACGAACATTACAACCGAAAGCAAAATTAATTCGAATTATAAACGGAAAGGTTTCACCAAAACATGTGTTAAATACAGAGCTATTTACTTTTGAGGAGGCTAGCTCCTCCGCGGGATGGATCAAAGAGCTTTCGCAAGGACACCTTCAACATACACCGGAAACGGAGGAGTATGGTATTTGTTCTTTTGTATATAATCGGAGGCTCCCGTTTCACTCAGAACGTTTTAATAATTGGATTCATTCTA is a window from the Evansella cellulosilytica DSM 2522 genome containing:
- a CDS encoding methyl-accepting chemotaxis protein, translated to MRLALKNSLIMSLLITISMISISTFGYLKAKDFLYDRFEAQAYDQLESVKANIDIWIDGKTELMEYIAEADELKVSDTEKADDLGLRIAKRTGNPDGFGFMDAGGLLYLGGAQIPVSDFEHFIGGMDGRASAYNPVPSETPELNGAPIVLSSSPIYGYNGEIVGVASGGYPIESLMTIISNVSLGESGFVTVFTDDGTIVVGQNKEDTLNMNIAEYENEELNQLVEVSLLGETDVIETNFNGENSLIFFSKASEMDWGIMIAVPTSEAYADATSLLSYFIIITIIFIFLSAIISYVINAKSLKPIKEVSDKIEELANNEGDLTQRLSINRKDEVGKLAHNFNSLLDSLQDLLGAILNKGQDVTQNTNALAENTEEMVQFSDEVTKNVQISAGLAMEQEDGNKRNLQSINRITKIVSEIKERSLLVSNKSNHSNKEVQKADEDVRTLLQLMSEIQESVWKSSKNVSNLGNRSAEIGNIVDMITNITEQTNLLALNASIEAARAGEHGVGFAVVANEVRKLAEQSAQSAKQISELVNEIQAETSNAVVEMKNGTGQFDSGMEKLKDLSGNLKNVYNSSKISTEEVDKIFLEIDHLLSKVEDVEGVIHDNSQKSAESSKHIHEVAASSEEQLSSIQEIQASIGQTAKFAKELRELLNQFKI
- a CDS encoding globin-coupled sensor protein; this encodes MFIKKRKNLKKEVSKGRGEIRLKKGTEMERQLKMINLTEKDLEVINAIQPFISKRINVIVDRFYKNLEIESSLLDIINDNSSIDRLKVTLKQHITEMFDGLIDEQYYSKRVRIAHIHVKIGLQTKWYMSAFQDLLLSLMELVDEIIEDKTECLYIIKAITKVINLEQQLVLEAYEIETKRQRETVEEEKNLVQNQVASSSENLAAISEETNATFQQLLMQSNDMVTLARNGSNLSIEAKTRAEEGKEQINSQTENMENIFQSLDDISDDVKVLLKISEQMQSIIDIVTGIADQTNLLSLNASIEAARAGEVGRGFTVVADEIRKLSEQTKQSVDNVSSLILNTNSQVDEVTKSLEKVREVVVSGNNNLDETVKHFEEILSTMDNTQQQNKEMEKNISVFVSSINELGSAFDDVAKSADNLTSITQN
- a CDS encoding PEP/pyruvate-binding domain-containing protein, translating into MDLHEKVSTGVSGLDHVIDRLRLGDNVVWQVDSVEDYKEVVRPYVKQAKLDNRKMVYVRFGKHEPIFEEADGVKIYYLEANKGFESFATEIHRLMEQEGRKAFYVFDCLTDLLQYWHSDLMIGNFFNVTCPYLYELDTIAYFGIIRNAHTYNTIARIRETTQLLLDLYKINGNIYVHPLKVWQRYSPTMFFPHLIKGDEAISITSSAESAMLFSHIHRGEERLDHRDVIFSKAREKLQLPLKEQEETKKKLMTMLIGHESRMLKLCNEYFTLFDLVQIASREVGTGYIGGKSVGMLLARKIVEKDGGERFQPYIEPHDSFYLGSDIFYTYIVQNGWWKLRKKQRTKSGYYTYAAELKEKMLYGKFPSNIQEQFVQTLEYFGQSPIIVRSSSLLEDNFGNAFSGKYESVFCANQGTLEERYEAFENAIRTVYASTMSEDALTYRMNRGLFEKDEQMAVLVQRVSGDHYDDLFFPHLAGVGNSSNLYVWDKNIDMDAGMLRLVFGLGTRAVDRTVEDYAKIVTLDNPLRLPMIHMEDKQKFSQHHVDVLSLSENELTTRKWDDVSEIDFNISKGLFATFDYEMESRLRELGYRDRKVPYILDFEKLFKTTQFTSVMKDMLALLSKVYDYPVDIEFTANFTSDTEFKVNLVQCRPLQTRGLGHSVKLPELTDKQDCFIATNGNFMGGNVHLSIDYVVYVNGDTYLERNEQGKHEVARQIGKINNELKGKNIMLVGPGRWGTTTASLGVPVHFRELSHMAVICEVSSSGLMPELSYGSHFFQDLVETGIFYVAIFNERDDVVFQPGHILKKKNMLTSIISDSEKFSDVIHIAKTEGMQLYSDIVTQQLLCRER
- a CDS encoding GTP-binding protein, producing the protein MEKRIPVTVLSGYLGAGKTTILNHILKNREGLKVAVIVNDMSEINIDAELVKQGGELSRTEEKLVEMSNGCICCTLREDLLVEVEKLAKSGNIDYIVIESTGISEPTPVAQTFSYIDEEVGIDLTKFCRLDTMVTVVDANRFWADFRSGESLLDRKEALGEDDTREIADLLIDQIEFCDVLLLNKCDLVSEKELDKLEKVLRTLQPKAKLIRIINGKVSPKHVLNTELFTFEEASSSAGWIKELSQGHLQHTPETEEYGICSFVYNRRLPFHSERFNNWIHSMPKEVVRAKGIAWCATRNNLALLMSQAGPSVSIEPITYWVASLPKQEQEQIMKQNPHLLDDWDIEFGDRHTKLVFIGVDLNQSEITRQLDKCLLTSPEYDTDWTQLPDPFNWNLQKA
- a CDS encoding MFS transporter — protein: MKNEHVFRNPQFLFIWLGNAISELGGAFGTFCNSILIYQLTGSSMALGSMWLLYFIPSLILQLFIGPFIDKWSRKWIMVFAQWTRAIVFLLPLLAFISGDLQTWHIYVVQIIVGFITPFYVPANHAITPTIVSKSQLSTANAYIDGMVRLMSFLAPITGGIVIEYIGIIPTLSLVCIVLSTSGTLLLFIKEKSETLNVRKSWLEDFREGISFFFKQRIIVWLGIFLAFVQFGVGVTMVTTLPYITMSLSGSYADYGYFMAAFPIGYVIGTLVVGKITFKSRRLLMLGSLAIGGLTFIWLFFNQSIALAIPTEIIAGMAMAIFSVHNMTICQQTVPNHLMGKIFSVRLLIIRGAMPLGVLIGGLLSEILGVRPLYLIIGSIICTVSLIGMLHPYFKFIDSTEATKNAA
- a CDS encoding ArsR/SmtB family transcription factor; its protein translation is MDIINASSRKRETYHVHLKYSPLWECALGIAAITNTPLLNTLEKPLGYWSTIRQTVTEGLNEQLVYVENHNTWKALLQILHTNDFTSLQAFTNYVEECEELALRMTCLPFVGMNYQDLRKKAAEQDAGAINELKKMTKDNSFFPAYIEFISKVDIYELKRHITDVMQQWYESVIMSNEKQLIKILENDFHTKIKMRNEMSSEEFVEWATGGISYVPEPSVHNVLLIPQYIYRPWNIEADLEGTKVYYYPVANESISPDDKYTPSNFLIEKCKSIGDEARLKIIKLLYEQDRTLQEITNELDLGKSTIHHHLKLLRGAKLVEISNSKYALKKKSIESLQKELDFYLKK